A region of Allocoleopsis franciscana PCC 7113 DNA encodes the following proteins:
- a CDS encoding ABC transporter permease, with amino-acid sequence MKQGMRIAQTFLSVYYAYMVEYRAELLLWALSGTLPLILMGIWIKASQSGQFGLAPNDFARYFLTVFLVRQFNVVWVVWEFEKEVVEGKLSPRLLQPIDPAWHHVASHLSERLARLPLALMLVGLFFWLYPEAIWLPHLGNILLFIPVVALAFAVRFLMQYTFALFAFWTERASAIEQFWVLFYLFLSGVIAPLEVFPPAVREVALWTPFPYLIHFPAAILIGLPVDIGRSVLVMLGWSLLFFILNRWLWRKGLKQYSGMGA; translated from the coding sequence ATGAAGCAGGGGATGAGGATAGCTCAAACGTTCCTCTCGGTTTACTATGCCTACATGGTAGAGTACCGGGCGGAGTTATTGTTATGGGCGCTTTCGGGAACGCTACCGCTGATTTTGATGGGTATCTGGATCAAAGCCTCCCAAAGTGGACAATTTGGTCTGGCTCCTAACGATTTTGCCCGCTATTTTCTCACTGTTTTTCTCGTCCGTCAGTTTAACGTCGTTTGGGTCGTTTGGGAGTTTGAAAAGGAAGTGGTGGAAGGCAAGCTTTCTCCCCGACTTTTACAGCCAATTGATCCGGCGTGGCATCATGTCGCCTCGCATTTATCTGAACGGCTGGCTCGTCTGCCTTTGGCGTTAATGTTAGTCGGTTTGTTTTTCTGGCTTTATCCGGAGGCGATTTGGCTACCGCATCTGGGCAATATATTGCTGTTTATACCTGTGGTGGCACTGGCTTTTGCTGTGCGCTTCTTGATGCAGTATACTTTTGCTCTGTTTGCCTTCTGGACAGAACGAGCCAGTGCGATCGAGCAATTCTGGGTTTTATTCTACTTGTTTTTGTCTGGGGTGATTGCCCCGCTAGAAGTTTTTCCACCCGCTGTGCGTGAGGTAGCGCTGTGGACTCCCTTTCCTTACCTGATTCACTTCCCGGCAGCAATTTTAATTGGGCTACCTGTGGATATTGGGCGAAGTGTTTTGGTCATGCTGGGTTGGAGTCTACTTTTTTTCATCTTGAACCGCTGGCTGTGGCGCAAGGGGTTAAAGCAGTACTCTGGAATGGGGGCTTAG
- a CDS encoding ABC transporter ATP-binding protein, giving the protein MSIVVVENLSKVYPVAVKEPGIKGTLAHFLRRTYRSVNAVQDVTFEIEMGEVVGFLGPNGAGKTTILKMLTGLIHPSSGRVRVASHVPFRRQADFLKKITLVMGQKQQLLWDLPALDSLKINAAVYGISDRDFQYRVGELTEMLSLEGKLTQPVRKLSLGERMKAELLAALLHQPQVLFLDEPTLGLDVNAQVGVRDFLREYNQRTGATILLTSHYMADITALCQRVLLIYAGQLIYDGSLEGLVDRFAPYREVQVELAKPLPKDKLSTYAEVEAIDGREVRFLVKRDVLTSTVSKILAELEVIDLTVTEPPIEEVIGRVFRAGVVS; this is encoded by the coding sequence ATGTCTATTGTTGTCGTTGAGAACCTAAGCAAAGTCTACCCGGTTGCCGTGAAAGAACCGGGCATAAAAGGTACGTTGGCTCACTTTCTGCGCCGCACCTACCGCTCAGTAAACGCGGTTCAAGACGTTACTTTTGAGATTGAGATGGGCGAAGTGGTTGGATTCCTCGGCCCCAATGGTGCAGGAAAAACCACCATACTCAAGATGCTGACCGGACTGATTCACCCTTCCAGCGGTCGAGTGAGAGTGGCAAGTCATGTCCCCTTTCGCAGGCAAGCTGACTTTTTGAAGAAAATTACCCTGGTGATGGGTCAAAAGCAGCAGTTGCTTTGGGACTTGCCTGCACTAGATTCGCTGAAAATTAATGCGGCTGTCTATGGTATCTCTGACAGAGACTTTCAGTATCGCGTCGGAGAACTCACCGAGATGCTTTCTCTAGAAGGCAAACTTACCCAACCCGTGCGGAAGCTTTCTTTAGGGGAACGCATGAAAGCCGAACTGCTGGCAGCCTTGCTCCATCAACCCCAAGTCCTCTTCCTCGATGAGCCAACCTTGGGATTAGATGTCAACGCCCAAGTGGGAGTTCGCGACTTCCTGCGGGAGTATAATCAACGCACCGGTGCGACCATTCTTCTGACCAGTCACTATATGGCAGATATCACCGCTCTATGCCAACGGGTACTGTTAATTTATGCAGGTCAACTGATTTATGATGGCTCTTTAGAAGGGTTAGTTGACCGCTTCGCACCTTATCGCGAGGTTCAAGTGGAACTGGCTAAGCCGTTGCCCAAAGACAAGCTCTCTACTTATGCTGAAGTCGAAGCCATTGACGGTCGGGAGGTTCGTTTTTTGGTCAAGCGCGATGTCCTGACAAGTACCGTGTCTAAAATTTTGGCTGAGCTGGAAGTCATTGATTTAACTGTAACTGAACCACCCATTGAAGAAGTGATTGGTCGGGTCTTTCGTGCTGGGGTCGTTTCATGA
- a CDS encoding RNA recognition motif domain-containing protein — MSIYVGNLSYQVTQDDLNAVFAEYGTVKRVQLPTDRETGRIRGFGFVEMSSDAEEEAAIEALDGAEWMGRDLKVNKAKPRENKSSSGGPRKSNSFSRRY, encoded by the coding sequence ATGTCAATCTATGTAGGTAATCTGTCCTACCAAGTTACCCAAGACGACCTCAATGCGGTTTTTGCAGAATACGGTACAGTCAAACGAGTTCAACTTCCCACGGATCGAGAAACGGGTCGCATCCGTGGATTTGGCTTTGTGGAGATGAGTTCAGACGCTGAAGAAGAAGCCGCCATTGAAGCTTTAGATGGTGCCGAATGGATGGGTCGCGACCTGAAAGTGAATAAGGCTAAGCCCCGCGAAAATAAAAGCTCTTCGGGTGGGCCTCGGAAAAGCAACAGTTTCTCTCGTCGCTACTAA